The following coding sequences are from one Rutidosis leptorrhynchoides isolate AG116_Rl617_1_P2 chromosome 11, CSIRO_AGI_Rlap_v1, whole genome shotgun sequence window:
- the LOC139875463 gene encoding uncharacterized protein, with product MTKQQRLLLTKKVAYVNLNVHKARIACVDKSLSAKLNKEQDAKIISTIHKKKGFKKRKAVEVFEKWQFAPITFPFEQSREMNDMPLVISCKVANTGITIMKIHVDTGSSIDLIYQQCFRQLPECIKAELKPTAISLSGFAGESAWPMGQLSLDIELCDEVEVKLTRHARLDFYVIRAASHYNMLLGRSALRKLGIVPSTIHGMVKFTTCRGVATINSLTLPSMCVAISMKDATVPHKNEDDDMVIINPKYADQKIKIGTELNADIRKKIVQLLVAYMDVFAWCEQDMTGVPRSVAEHRLNANPALKPIVQKRRGMALDRMKWLSAEVAKLVNAGILREVKYQTWVANPVLVKKKPDGSWRMCIDFKDINKACPKDNYPLPEIDLKVESLHDYP from the coding sequence ATGACGAAGCAACAAAGGCTTTTGCTCACCAAAAAAGTTGCGTATGTGAATTTGAATGTGCATAAAGCACGTATCGCTTGTGTAGACAAGAGTTTGTCCGCAAAATTGAATAAAGAgcaagatgcgaaaataataagtacAATACACAAGAAAAAAGGATTTAAAAAGCGAAAAGCAGTGGAAGTATTCGAAAAATGGCAATTCGCGCCTATTACATTCCCATTTGAGCAAAGCCGCGAAATGAATGATATGCCGTTGGTCATATCGTGTAAAGTCGCGAATACAGGGATCACAATCATGAAGATACATGTTGATACTGGTAGTAGTATTGATTTGATATACCAACAATGTTTTAGACAATTACCAGAATGCATCAAGGCGGAGCTAAAGCCGACTGCGATATCCTTATCTGGTTTCGCGGGTGAGTCTGCTTGGCCTATGGGGCAGTTATCTTTAGATATTGAATTATGCGATGAAGTAGAGGTAAAGTTGACAAGGCACGCGCGGTTGGATTTTTATGTAATACGCGCTGCTTCGCATTATAACATGTTATTGGGTAGATCTGCATTGCGAAAGCTTGGTATAGTGCCATCGACAATACATGGAATGGTCAAGTTCACCACATGCAGGGGTGTAGCAACCATAAATTCATTGACTTTGCCATCAATGTGTGTGGCTATAAGTATGAAGGATGCTACTGTTCCGCAtaaaaatgaagatgatgatatggtTATTATCAATCCTAAGTATGCTGAtcaaaaaatcaaaattggaactgAATTGAATGCGGATATAAGAAAGAAGATTGTGCAATTGTTGGTCGCATATATGGATGTGTTTGCTTGGTGTGAGCAAGATATGACTGGAGTTCCGCGTAGTGTCGCAGAGCATAGATTAAATGCTAACCCTGCGTTAAAACCTATTGTGCAAAAGCGCAGAGGAATGGCTTTAGACCGTATGAAATGGTTGTCTGCGGAAGTTGCTAAATTGGTCAATGCGGGAATATTGCGCGAAGTGAAATACCAAACATGGGTTGCGAACCCTGTTTTAGTAAAAAAAAAGCCAGATGGTTCGTGGAGAATGTGTATAGACTTTAAAGACATAAATAAGGCTTGTCCAAAGGATAACTATCCACTTCCTGAAATTGATCTTAAAGTTGAATCTTTGCATGATTATCCTTAA